The Pelmatolapia mariae isolate MD_Pm_ZW linkage group LG2, Pm_UMD_F_2, whole genome shotgun sequence sequence atctgactgactaaactgtattttttttatttgtatttttagttttttgcctGTGGCAGTAAAATTAACAATGTGTTGTCTGGtaagtcattcttttttaaaagtccCTGCAGCGTTCCGTGAATAACCCCGTTTGTTGGTTAAATCTCCATGGGTTTTAAGAGGAGGGAgggtaagagaaaaaaaaaggaaccgGGACAAAATCTCGAGATGTGAAAGTGGGAGAGTGGGAAGAGTCCGCCCTTCCAGTGGGCTGTTACCTCCTGCCCATCTCGTTCTGTCTGAGAAACTGGATATTGTTGCTGCTGTCAGCCAGTTCTGGATACTGCTCCACAGGCAGTACGTAGTAGCCGTCATAGCCCTGTACTCGACCTGTCGTTAGGAGCTGCTGTCTCTCCCCTTCTGTCCAGAGGCGACTGCCTCCCTTTCCGTCCCTAGCTCGCTGCTGTTCCTTGGCCCAGGCACCCGCCAGCGCCCTCTGCCTGGCCAGCTCCAACAGTCTTACCTTCTCTTCGTCCAGCACGTCTGCAGCGAGCCCGTACCGAACGCTCAGTAATAATGACGGAACTGCAAACTCCACGGTCACTCCTCTCCTCGACCGCCCGCTCACTGTCACATTGATTCCGCTCTCCAGTGACTTGCGCCCGTTTGTGAGCCCCAGGGCCAGCAGGTCGCTGTCAGCAGAGCCTACCTTCACAAAGTAGTGGCAGTCCTTTCCATCCTGTGTGTAATGCGTGCCTTCGAGGTACTGCGCACCATTGAGCACCAGAGCCACTTTGCGGCTGTCTTCACTGGCCAGCGCCGACACGCCGGCCACCACTCTCCCCTCCTGCAGCGCCAGCATTACTCCTCTGCCTATTATGGGGGTGCTGGTGCCGAACCAGTGGCCGGGCTTGTCCTTGCGCCTGCGACGCTCCTTGTTGAGCAGACGACCCTCCAGGGCCATGAAGGCCTGGTTGTGGCGCTCAGCTGCTTGCTGCACGCCGGTTATGAGCTATATAgaaaaagttaaagaaaagcTTTGTCACTTTTTTGAAAGAGATGATAATGTAATAACACACAGCTGACCGCAGTGAGTAAATACAGGGCACATTTATAttagatttaaaagaaaatggtcAATATTTGATTTAATAATGAGAGTGggtatatattttaaataggtGTACCTGTCCGTTCTCACAGTGCTGGGTGGCCTGCAGCTCATACGGTGGCTCCACAAAGTAGAGCGAGTGTCGAGGGAACCCTGGGATTATGTTACTGAGCTGGAAGCCAAACATTACCAGCCAACTCTTCACATCTACAGCAAGCAGACGAGGGGAAATTACTTTTGCTGAATGACAAAGTTAAACACAGTAGCAAATGAAGCTGTGGCTTTATTataacaaaaaaccaaaaaactgaaAGCGTGTTTGCTTTTGTGACTTATCTCGTCCGTGCCATCTGTAGTACATTGTTACTAGCATAAACTATCTAGTCCACAACAATCTGTTCTGCTGAACACTAGAGATTCCTGACAGTCTCAGGACATAAGCTAAGATGAGCTTGTTAAGTAAACTAGAAGCGTTATTTTCCCTGCTTTTTAATATGCCAGGAAGAAACACAGCCAACCATCTGAGACAGAGTACAAGGGCTAAATATTCATACAACACATTTCACCATTTGGCCCACATAATATTTGTAACTATCTACCTGTGACGTAGTTTTTAACATCCAGCATGTCACTGAGTGGGTTGTTGTTCTTGAACATATACAGATTAAAGGGAGCGGGATCTTTTCCTATCTTGGGCCACATGCTATAGTCGGGTGAGGTCCACCGTCCAGCCAAGACGTCGTAGTCCCGCTGGGTGAAGTGGACCAGCTTCGTCAAGGGGTCGTACAGGCCGCCGTGGAAACCCACCACCAGTTGGAACTCTGGGTTAGAGTCCAGATACACCTCGCCGTAGGCGGTGTACTGGATCTGGGTAAGAGAAGCAGATCAGTCAAAATTAAACAACAATGCGGATGGTGGAGCAGGAATAAATGTGGAACAGGTGTGATTCACAGCTGGATACCTGTTTGATCATTTGTCCATTGCTGCTGAAGACTGCTAGCGGTGTGCCAGTGTTGTCAGAAGCTATGTAATATTCCTCTCCACTGCTCACCTCCATGGCAAAGAGATGACCCTGATCAATAGACAGTTACAAATTCAGATATTAGTTCAGGATCATGTTTGTGCTGATTAATCAGTCTGTACCACAAACATTATAGGATGATCTTATAATTAACCAACCACGCCCACCTGGAGGTCATAGTAGAGTGACGAGATGTCAGAGCTGGAGTGATTGAAGATGTGCGTCACCCTGGTTGGATGGTTGAGGTCAGCATAGAAGAACTGAAGGTGCTGCCCCAGGCTGTTCCTCGTGGACACCCTGCGACCGAGCCCATCATAGTGATATACAACGCTCCAGCCTCCTGGACCTCTGTTGTAAGCCCGCAGGAGCTGACCTTTGGAGTTATAGTCAAAAACGTCCGACCCACGCTGACTCAGGAAGCCGTCTTCGTCCAGGCGATATTGGACATCTCCCAGGCGCGTAATGCGATCTCTGAGGTCGTAACGCAGAGGCAAGATCCGGGCACTGTTCCCAggattcagcaggtggaggTTACCGTTAAGGTCGTAGCTGTAGCGCCAGGTAGACCAATCATTCACCTGGAAACAAACAATGATGTTTGTAAATCAGAGTTATGGATTTTCAGCCTCTAATAAAGACACACCGCACGGTTAGAATCCCAACCTCTCCGCTCACCTTGACGCCACTGAGCTGCCCGTCTCCATCGTAATCGTAGCGGTACTGTGTGGTGTTGGCGTAGGGCCCGATCTtaagctctctcttcaccacacgTCCCATGCTGTCATACTGGACCGTCATCCAGTACATGAGAGAACGGAAGATCTCATACTGGACCTCCTTGATGCGACCGTGGGTGTCAAAATGCTTACTCAGTGTCATAACGGCAGTGGTGATGATTTGATTGATGTCGTAGTAAATGACCCCAAACTTTCCAAAGTGTTCTATCTGTAAGGAGGAAAAAGCAAGAAAGGTAAGCTACAAATACTTGGAAAGGGCGTTGCTAAAACAGGAAAGTAAACCAGAACAAATATTCTGCACCTTTCCAGAGATCTCATCATATCGGTAGAGGTCAACAGGCAGTGGCGTCTCACTGATGACCGGCTTCATGCTGGCAATCCGGAAGCTGTTGTCATGGTAGGTGTAGTCGAACCGCGCGTTGACCATCCCCTCCTCACTGAAGCGATAGATCTGCTTGTCGATAAGTGGGCCCATTTTGCGATAGCGGATGGTGCAGGAGAAACCCCCGCTCTGCAGGTTGACCATCTTTAGCACGCCGGCTGTCTCGTCGTACCCAAAAGTGACGGCGGTGCTGTCGTAAACGATCTCCGACAGCTTCGTTAGCTTGCCGTACTTGTAGAGGACACGCCGCCCGGTGCCCAGGTAATGTACGGCCTGAGGTCTGCCGTCCTCACTGAAATCGTGGATGATGGAGGCGTTGCTCTCCGGAGGGTTGTAGGTGTTGCGAATATAGCCGACGGACACATGCGTGAACATAGTGTGGCGAGCGACACTGGGCATCGTGACAGCTGTGACTCGACCCGAGGCGTCAAACTCAAAGACGTACTGCCTCTGGCTTTGCAGGAGCAGCACCATGGACTGGAAGCAGAGCAGGGAGGTGAAATACGGATTAATATAATAGCATTATCACTGGGTGACTTGTCTCCTGTGAAATAGCACCAGGAGTAATTTGCTCTCTCCCCTGACAAATCTGAACCTTCATAACCATAAAAATGATGTATTATTTCACTCAGTCCTACAATCCAAATTACTGTACTTTCTTGCTAATGCCTTCCTCTGGATGTGACTCTGTGGATGACAGTGTTGAAGATAAATGCACTCACTTTGTCAAGATAGCTGTAGCTCCACACCTTCCCGTCTACAAAAGAGCGAGACAGGATGCGTCCCTGGGGGTCAAATTCCGTCCTCTCACTCATGCTTCCCCTCTGCAGCCCTACAAGCTGTCCGGTGGCGGAGTACGACACGTTGACTACGGCCAGGCTGCTGCTGGGCAACCACATAGCTGGCCGGCCCTGAGCGTCGTACATGATGCGCAGCGTGAACTTGCGGTGATCGTCGTAAATCTTTTCCGTACGGGTGTTGCGATCGAAATCGATGGAGAGGAGATTGCGGCCATGAGCCTAAAGAAAAGGAAGGCGTTTCTCAGGTAAGTTAAGTGAACTGCACATGTGGATTTTAACAAAGCAGTGGACAGGTTAGTAAAATTGGTTACCCTCAGCTTCCTCCCAAACACGGTGATCTTGCCCTTGGTCTGCTCCTTGCGCAGTCGCCACTCAATGGAGTTGAGACCATTGTCTGTAGGCAGAGTGATGTTCCTTCGGCCGATGGTTGGACTGACAGAACCCGCCAGGATGTGTGGCTCTGTGTGGAAACTGATGCCCATCCCATTGGCGTACATCACTCTTAGGGTCCCGTTATTACACAGCTGATAGCTGTTCCTCACCTGGTCTGTAGGGGGACACCAGCAGACACGGCATCAAAGACAAGACGAGAGGCACACAAGACTTCCAGGTTCCAACTGAATAGCCAATGTCTTTTGGGAAGCTTCCACAATGAGTGAAGTGACCCGGAAATATGGGTGTGGCGACCATAATAAGAGCTGGTAAACACTAAAGTGCTTTAGTGCTTCCTTTATGACTTCCTTAAGCACAGGCTACACCGGACTATGAAAGGAAAGAAGATAATGCTTGAGAACAAAGTGATGACTAGAATGCTAAACTGTCAGTCTAATGCCACATCTGGAGCTGATATACAAATACATCGTAAACTTTTAACACTTTGTTAAACCAACTTGAAACATTCCACTTTATTTAAATCTGCTGCTGCCTCATGTGAAGTATTTTTCAGCATGAGTTTACAAAAGcggtatataaataaagctaattagccattttaaaataatgtaaaaggGAAGGTTGTTTAGTTTAGTGTTGCGTGCTTATATCCTTGTTTTGGGAGCTGCTGCACTCACTGCCAACTTTTAGGATTATCATTACTTAATTTTGCTCCAGAGATGCTGAAAGCCCCAATAAAGGAAGAGTTAAAGTCGATTCAgcggagagagacagaaagagaaaatacaAGTGGACAGGAGGGGGAGCAACATCTCTTAAGACAACACCACCGCTGTGACAGGAAAAGATATTCTTCTTAGAAACTCCAATCTAACTAATAAAGTGGAAAGTGCTCCATCTTTGTGCAATTTTAGCTTCTACCTGGCACACTCAGGTCAACAGCCTCCTCATATTATCAAACAGCTTAGTGTAAGTGCAGTCTCTTTGCCTACATCTTGGCAAATTCTCCTCTGCACCTTTCCTTTGCTTCATGACGTTTTCCACTGAGGTGAATGAAAAGTGgtttgaaaaagagaaagtcTGACTATTCAACTACAACCTAAGTTCTTGTGTTGAGGTCCAAATGATAGTACCTCAGAAGAAGCGTAGTACCCAAATCTTAGCGAATCGAAACCTGAAAGTATTCGATTCAGGTCAGACAAAGTCGGTAAAAAAATTATAATCTATGAAATCAGAATAGCAATTTGAAGGTACTAGTTTCATGTAGAGGATATGAACACTGGTGAGGAGAATACATCACATTTTATGACCTTTCAGGCAAGGATACATAGGATCATTCACTCTGAAAATTACTGTACATACAGTAAAAGTAGgtgaaaagataaaaaaaagactgtAGGTTCCATCAGAGAAGTTGTATTATTTTATCTTTGCACTGCTTTTCAACCGTACTGCATTTTCACTGTGGTCTGGGAAATGTTACATAAGCTTTCTACCGTTTGGTTGGAGCTGATTCTGCAAGGCAAACTGCAGCCTGTGTTGACAGACGCACGTATTTACTCTGTTTTTTACCGCACAAAATCCAAGCTTAGACCCGACGGACCAATCAGAAGTGATCCGACAGAACGGGCACTTTAGCATCTGATGGCGATGGGAAATCCGAGTCACAGAGGCTTACGTCAGTCGGAATCAGATCGTGTCCATTAAACGTTTACGGACCTGATTTCTGGCTCCTTCCCACAAACTGCGCGCTATTCTAAATAAAAAATCCTCAGGCTAAAGAGACATCGCTCCACAATCAACATCTCTCCAATTTATCGACTTCAACAAGAATAGAGACAGATAAGCCCGTGATTAATGCAGAGGCTAAATTTTCCCTCTGATGTCTGAAAGCAAGCTCTCCTCCCCACCCCCGATCACAATGAAGTGATTAAAAGCGAGATTAAATTGTTTTCAGCTCAGAAATATCGAGAAGATGCAGAGTTGGgagctttctttatttcacttaCAAAAGGTGAGGGGGTAGAGGATTGGATGGTTGTCTCTTTGAAGTCCTGCCATAAATGACAGTAATCCATAAGGCCAATTTGTAATAAAGCTCCAGGCACATTTTAACAATGCCTCAAACAGACAAGTGAAGCTTTTTCCATTGACTTGGCAGCAACAGCCTTTAGATAAATCTTCTCCGCTCTCTCTGTCTGAACAACCTCGTAATAAAACAGAAGCGAGGTAGAGGGATAGCGAGCGcgcgtgagagagagagggtgaaatGAGAGCTGGAGGGCCAAGGAGAATTCACTGTGCTGGAGTTAATGAAGAGAGCGAGAAAGAGCCGAAAGTGAGGGAGACGGTTAAGTGAGTATGTCAGCAGAGAGCTGTGCTCAAACCCACACAGTGCAGTGGAAACCTTAAATTACTTACAGCCGTGTGAACAACTCTTCTCTTCTACTGCAACAAAGGTGGACGACTGAACATATACGTAGACGCAACGTTTTCTCAATGTTTTTGGACCGTAACGAGTCCGGTCTGGATTCAGACGTTCGTCACACGGCACCGGTCAGTGGAGGGGGGGGGCTGTCGGGagaattcttcttcttcttcttcgtctttGTCCCCCCACCTCTCTAAACAGACCAAATAAGCTCAGGGATCATGGGAACtgtcagtatgtgtgtgtgcgtgtgtttctgtctgtgtgtaagGAGAGAGCTTGAGGGATGAGGAGGATTCACTCTACACGAGTTAATGAATTTTGCTGTGATGATATTCAAAAGCAGGATGATCCCAGCTGGGATTAACTATATATTGGTAATTTTACTCCTTAAGAGGGGAGCGGGAGAGGGCTGGGTGTGGGTAGGGGGAAAGAAAATAATCTCCTGGAGCATGCACATAACTGAGTGAAAATTAGAAGACTTTCAATTAGAGCCGGCAGGCCGGAGCACATTCAGCATTAGAGGGCGGCTGTGTTTTTTTGAATGCTAAGACAAAGCAGTGCTAGAGCCTGCATGAATCTCATTAGGGTGATGATACCACATAAACAGATCTGCTTCACTGTTATCAGGATTACTTAAAAGTCTACTCAGAATGACTAATGAACGATAGTTGCTTGATTTACACTGTTCTATGCTGATAAGTTGAACCCAGGATTAGCCTGTCTTTGTGCCACATCATTTCACAAGTATTTAAAAATTCAATGCCGGATCATTTTTCCTCCGTGTGTCCAGGTTTGTGTTAAGCGTGTCCCCTACCTTGTACTACGGTGTATGAGGCTTCAACCGAGGACAGGTTGGTGATGACGGTGACATCGTCGTCTCTGCTCGAGCTCTCAATGTCGATGTTGATGGAGCGCTCGATCTCTCGGTGCAGACTTGTCACCATGCCCGTCGGGTATGTCACGTTGGTCAGGCGACCCTCGCTGTCATACCTGGGAAATGGGAGATTGCAGACTTGTTCATACTTGTGCCACCTGTGTGTTGAAAATCGAGCGCACACCCAACAGTCACAAAAAACAGTTTGGCaagggggtgggggtgtttgGTTGTAGATATAAAAGCTAACACTTGGGGGCAGCAGAGCACTGTGCGAAATTCAAGGAGAAAGTAGGAATCAGAGGATGGGAATTGATGGAAATGAACCCGACAGCACTCAAAGAAGACAATGCACACAGTGTCACACACTTACTGGTAAAATGTGGTCCATCCAGTCTCGTCAGCTTTGGTTGCCAGGAGGCCCGTGTTGCCACTGTAGCCCATCAGAGCTACTTCTTGGCCCAAGGCTGACACACTACGCAGCCCCCCACTGGGGTCCAGTCCAAGGGTCACCACTTGATTCTCAGGCAGCAGCACCAGTCTGAGCAGGCCGGCTCCTCCTCCTTGGCCCTGCCCATCCCGCCTCACTTTCACAGTATTGTTGCAGTTATCCACCAGCATGGCCAGCTCGCCGTCGGGGCCGTAGGTGAAGTTGAAAAGCGGCTCCCCAGTCACGAGGCTGACTGTCTGGATGTGAAGCCCCTCCCCGTTGAAGACGTACAGCTCCTGCTCCCTCGGAGACGCGACTTCGTACTGCGCCGATCCGACGTACCCGACGCTAGAGAGGGCAGGGCCGGGCCGGTTCGCTCGCACGGCTCGGATGCGTATGTTGTTGAGGTCTGCGATAAAAAGAGTCCCATCGGGGGACACGGCCAGGGAAGTCGGGGAGTTCAAGCCAGCGTCGGGGGCGTAGCCCTCGTCACCGTAGAAGCAGTTGCAGTTGACGTCGTTCTTGCAGTCGCAGTCAGAGGCAGCACCAGCCAGGAGAGAGATTTCTCCATTAGTGCtcacctaaaaataaataaatgaacaaataaataaataaataaaaacacccaCACTTTGAACAAAGAAACAACCAGACAACCGCATACCTGTCTCACTCGGTTAATCTTTTTCTCATCTGTTTCGGCGATGTACAGGATGCCGGTGTGGGACAAGGCGATGGCTGTGGCGCTCTCTAGGGCGGCGTGTATAGCCAGCTTACTGAGGCTGTAGTCGATGCCCGGCACTTGGCAGTGCATAGGCCGACCTGCTATAATGCTCACCTTTAGGAAACAATGCAGAAAGTATTGATGATCCAAAAAAGAAGGATGCCAACATAAGATTCCAAAGTAGTAAGTAGTATCTTCCTAGAACTAATTAATCAGTAATTTTCCTGAAAAACTTAGAAAACTGGTAGAATTTGAACTTTTTACTTCTAAATTGGCTTTAGGAAGGCTAATTGGGACGAAATCTTGTCAAAAGCCTATGGCGAGTGTGCACTCTAATGGGTTTGCAGCCTTGTATGTACAGACCTGGTGGTTCTCAGTGATGCGTAAAATGACGTTGTTTTCCAGGACGTACAGAGAGTTGTCCATGGGGTTCACTGCTAAGTCTGTGGGCCACTCAAGACGCACCTGACGGGCAGAAACAGAAGTTATACGATCTGTGAGACGGTATCTATACTGAAAGGGTGCCAAGGTTCAGACAAGTCTCTTATTCATTTAAGTGACTGCAGCAGTGTTCACTTTCTTCTGATCCATTCATTTATCCATTGACTCTTTAATCCCTCCCTAAATCAGTTTCTCCCTGACCTCCCGGCTGGCTCTACTCCACAGAGTCATCATAGCTCAGCACTAAGGGAGCTCTTAGATCATCATCAATCACACCATCGGCTTTTGTCTCTTTCCCCCACCCCCCTTTCTCTCCCACCTGGCTGACGTCCATGCTGGTGTCACAGCTCAGAGGCCGCACGGCGGTCAGGTCGTTAGCCCCCAGCAGAGTAGAGATGATGCCATTCTGGTCCACCTTGCGGATCATGGTGGCGTCCACGAAATACATCAGCCCGTTTTTATCCACTGCGATACCTGTCAGCGGGGGGAGATGAACACCGTGAATGACGACTCATAACTCAAACACTGCGGGGCCATACCCATAGACATTTTAAGTCAATTAAACTTCACTCTTTCAGCCGCTGAAAATGAATAGCAGCCCGGGCCGCTCAATTGCTCAATGCTTCATCGAATGAGAGGGAACACAGTGATGGAACGGGCATTGAACTGTTGAGAAATGTTAGTTTTGGGATGAGTCATCGGGATGCCGAGCTGAACTCCCCTCAGAGGGCAACCGCAGACGGCACGCAGATCATCTAGAATGGCGAGTGATCTCTTGCGCTTCTCTTCCTTCCTTGGTTTCTCTTgatctcttttttgttttttgacaccCAACTTTCCACTTCTCATTTGTTTATACCTCTCTCCGTTTTATCCTTTATCACTGGGTTGGTGTCACCCCGTCAGTCTATCAGACAGCAGACGCTCAGAGAGGTGTGACTGTTCAAGTAAAGTGTGCCCAGAAATAACTTCTAGATGCACTGGGATAGAAAACAACAGATGGAGGATACAGCGAAGGGTGCACAGAGTAAATGATATGGAGATAAATAGGAAAAAGAGCGGAAGAgctggaggaagagaagaaacaggaaaagggAGGAACTGACGCTTTCTGACTGCGTGACGGGTAAGAGAGAATCAGCAGTTCATTGTCTTCCCCGATCGTCCCATCTTATCTCATGAaccgtgcatacacacacacatgcatgcactcTTGCATGCACACAGTGTATATATTCTAACATCTGTGGCGCTACATGTACACACATGGCAAGAAATGTGACAGTGTGACATCCTTGACAGTTTGGTGTCACAGTGTTCTGAGATCCAATGATCCACAAAAATAATCCCATTATAAGTTTAACATTAACCTGGTTTATAACCTCCTTCTGTCTCTGTCCTGCTTTAGTTGAGTCATAAGATGGGCgcattatggaaaaaaaaaaaaatctcatcagTGAAAATGTAAGCCCCCTTAAATTACATGTTTTGTGAACTGAACTGTGGATCACAAAGTGGAGGTCTCCTCAACAAAACTCATTTCGAAGGATATCTTAAGAGTCTGTATCCACATTTTATACTGTAATACAAGAAAATGCAATTTGAACAATATGAAGTTAACTGTGAAGTGAAATTCCCCCTAAGTGGCTCACCTTTGGGGCTCATAAGTGTAGCTTCAGTGGCTTTTCCACCGTCGCCACAGCGCTCATCGAAGGGCAGGCACTGCTCCCCGGTCCCCGCCACGACCTCAGCATTATCTGACAGCAGCCGACCACCGGTTAATGACCGCACGCGGTAAATCCGTCGCGAGTTTGTGTCTGAGATAAACAGCGCCCCAGATACCGGATCCACAGCCATAAAGTACTTATGGGTTGGGTTATTACTGAagcaaaagaagacaaaaaaccaaaacaggtATAATTATAAAATCAGTGAACAGCCTGGATTTACATTGTAAATGATACTTTGAAGcgcttttgcatttttttttttcctttgctggcATGTTGTTAATTTTTCATCCTGAGCCTCTTACCTGTGTCTGAAATCTTTGTTCCtttaagaaaagaaagggaGACAGAAGCACagcaaaacaaatgttaattCACACAGTCTGCACAGAGCAACCTacagagagcaacacaaagCTGGCAGTGGTGTGAAGAGCAACATTTAAAGATGTGTAAAAACACCCTGGGGAAATGTTATCTAGCACAGTCTATATTTCTTGCCAGTCCAAGTCTCTCACCTCACTTCTTTCATCTAACATCTTGTaagcactgaaaacatccagtcTTTATCCacaattttttcttttcctgctgaCTTACCTCAATATATCTGCAACATAGAGAAACCTCTAAATTCAAAACTGCTTTCCTATTGATTACTATTCTATTAATTCGCAATTTACTATCCCATAGATCTGGAGATTTACCTCAGTTCCAGGATGCCAGTTGTGTTCATAGACGGGTAGACCCGGCGTACAAAATTGAGGTCCCCGACATACAGGCTGCCATCGACGCCCATTGCCAAAGCAACCGGAGCCAGCAGCTTGTTGCCGTCTGCGAGGCCGTTACAGCTGGGGCACGAGATGCTGCGCCTGCGGCCGTTTCCCATGATGCTCGTGATTACCGGAGGCTGCTCTGTCACAAAGATGTTTTCCCCGCTGCCTTTGTGAAGGATGCCTGGGaacaacaaaagacaaacagatATATTAAAAGCAGATAAGGGCTCATTATTCCACAGGTAACCGTGGAATCAGCTACCCCCAATCACATCCACCCCGATGTAGAAATGGTTTCCTTTAACTCGTTGCTGGAGCCATCAAGAAAGCAAAATTTAACTTGTTCAatgtttttttcaatttaataCCTGGAA is a genomic window containing:
- the tenm2a gene encoding teneurin-2 isoform X16, with the translated sequence MDLKDRRNRSLTRGRCSKDSQYNTSSLDTDECRVPTQKSYSSSETLKAFDHEQRLHYGGCVTDLVHHEADEYSRQAYLDDEDDDDPFGDYVIRAANHQSQTTLRPPLPPPHNHHTLSHQSANSLNRNTLRGGRNPIHAPAPGTGDGPTTPESVQLQDSWVLNSNVPLETRHFLFKTSSGTTPLFSSSSPGYPLTSGTVYSPPPRLLPRNTFSRSAFKLKKPSKYCSWKCAAVTAIAAAALLAILLSYFIAINLLGLTWQLKPSDGPVLNNGLGAGLPVNSDVATLPSGGRVSFPFAPGPWAGRNSSIDSGSIEVGRRVTQEVPPGVFWRSLLHLSQPQFLKFNISLGKDALFGVYIRKGLPPSHAQYDYMERLDGKEKWSVVESPRERRSIQTVVLNEAVFVQYLDAGAWHLAFYNDGRERETVSFSTNVMDSVQECPRNCHGNGECNSGVCHCFPGFHGMDCSKAACPVLCSGNGQYDKGSCVCYSGWKGPECDVPVTQCIDPLCSGHGTCTDGNCVCSVGYKGPNCAEVDCMDPTCSNNGICVNGECHCKPGWGGLHCELPRAQCPDQCHGHGAFIPDTGLCSCDPNWMGPDCSMEVCSVDCGTHGVCMGGACRCEEGWTGAGCDQRVCNPLCIKHGTCKDGKCQCHQGWNGEHCTIDHGSMVDKADGCPNLCNGNGQCTMGQQSWHCECQTGWRGPGCSVAMETSCADNKDNEGDGLTDCMDPDCCIQSPCQNSPLCRGSRDPLLVIQQSPMSQPRVRSFYDRVKMLVGRDSTHIIPSENPFNSSLASLIRGQVLTTDGTPLVGVNVSFVNYPHYGYTLTRQDGMFDLIANGGASLTLRFERAPFLSQERTVWLPWSQFYAMDTLVLKTEENTIPGCDLSGFVRPDPLVIASPLSSFFSSKPGEKPIIPETQVLHEQIEVPGTSLKLCYLSSRTQGYRSLLKVTMTPAVVSMGLLKVHLMVAVEGHLFQKWFHASPNLAYTYIWDKTDAYGQRVYGLSEAVVSVGYEYESCASLILWEKRTALLQGYELDPTNLGGWSLNKHHILNTRSGILHKGSGENIFVTEQPPVITSIMGNGRRRSISCPSCNGLADGNKLLAPVALAMGVDGSLYVGDLNFVRRVYPSMNTTGILELRNKDFRHSNNPTHKYFMAVDPVSGALFISDTNSRRIYRVRSLTGGRLLSDNAEVVAGTGEQCLPFDERCGDGGKATEATLMSPKGIAVDKNGLMYFVDATMIRKVDQNGIISTLLGANDLTAVRPLSCDTSMDVSQVRLEWPTDLAVNPMDNSLYVLENNVILRITENHQVSIIAGRPMHCQVPGIDYSLSKLAIHAALESATAIALSHTGILYIAETDEKKINRVRQVSTNGEISLLAGAASDCDCKNDVNCNCFYGDEGYAPDAGLNSPTSLAVSPDGTLFIADLNNIRIRAVRANRPGPALSSVGYVGSAQYEVASPREQELYVFNGEGLHIQTVSLVTGEPLFNFTYGPDGELAMLVDNCNNTVKVRRDGQGQGGGAGLLRLVLLPENQVVTLGLDPSGGLRSVSALGQEVALMGYSGNTGLLATKADETGWTTFYQYDSEGRLTNVTYPTGMVTSLHREIERSINIDIESSSRDDDVTVITNLSSVEASYTVVQDQVRNSYQLCNNGTLRVMYANGMGISFHTEPHILAGSVSPTIGRRNITLPTDNGLNSIEWRLRKEQTKGKITVFGRKLRAHGRNLLSIDFDRNTRTEKIYDDHRKFTLRIMYDAQGRPAMWLPSSSLAVVNVSYSATGQLVGLQRGSMSERTEFDPQGRILSRSFVDGKVWSYSYLDKSMVLLLQSQRQYVFEFDASGRVTAVTMPSVARHTMFTHVSVGYIRNTYNPPESNASIIHDFSEDGRPQAVHYLGTGRRVLYKYGKLTKLSEIVYDSTAVTFGYDETAGVLKMVNLQSGGFSCTIRYRKMGPLIDKQIYRFSEEGMVNARFDYTYHDNSFRIASMKPVISETPLPVDLYRYDEISGKIEHFGKFGVIYYDINQIITTAVMTLSKHFDTHGRIKEVQYEIFRSLMYWMTVQYDSMGRVVKRELKIGPYANTTQYRYDYDGDGQLSGVKVNDWSTWRYSYDLNGNLHLLNPGNSARILPLRYDLRDRITRLGDVQYRLDEDGFLSQRGSDVFDYNSKGQLLRAYNRGPGGWSVVYHYDGLGRRVSTRNSLGQHLQFFYADLNHPTRVTHIFNHSSSDISSLYYDLQGHLFAMEVSSGEEYYIASDNTGTPLAVFSSNGQMIKQIQYTAYGEVYLDSNPEFQLVVGFHGGLYDPLTKLVHFTQRDYDVLAGRWTSPDYSMWPKIGKDPAPFNLYMFKNNNPLSDMLDVKNYVTDVKSWLVMFGFQLSNIIPGFPRHSLYFVEPPYELQATQHCENGQLITGVQQAAERHNQAFMALEGRLLNKERRRRKDKPGHWFGTSTPIIGRGVMLALQEGRVVAGVSALASEDSRKVALVLNGAQYLEGTHYTQDGKDCHYFVKVGSADSDLLALGLTNGRKSLESGINVTVSGRSRRGVTVEFAVPSLLLSVRYGLAADVLDEEKVRLLELARQRALAGAWAKEQQRARDGKGGSRLWTEGERQQLLTTGRVQGYDGYYVLPVEQYPELADSSNNIQFLRQNEMGRR